The DNA segment GAAGTTATCGTTTCCTCCGTCGGCGGCAGGCAGGACAATATAAAATGAGCGAACACTCGTTAATTTCGCTTCCGATACGCCGTCCGATCCTTATTACAGTTATTTATCTTATAGTAATCGTTATAGGCGCATTTTCGTTGCTTCGTCTGCCTATTGACCTTATGCCGGAAATCACTATGCCTACGGTTAGCGTTATCACAGATTACGAAAACGCCGGCTCGCAAGAAGTAGAAGAACTTATCACGCGCCCTATAGAATCGGCGCTGGCGGGAATTCAAGGAATAGAAGAGATTACATCTACTTCCAGCGAAGGCAGAAGCGTAGTGAGAGTGACTTTCCCTTGGAATTCCAACCTTGATTACGCCGTTAACGATATGCGCGACCGTATTGACCGTATCCTTGGCATGCTTCCAGAAGAAATCGACAGACCTTTAATACGCAAATTCGACGTTTCCGCAATGCCTATTATGATACTTGGCGTAACGGTGCAAGACAAGGATATTTCCGAAATACAGCAGATACTTGAAGACCAGGTTCAATATCGTTTGGAACGAGTCGCCGGTGTGGCTTCCGTCGATATACGCGGAGGACAAAAACGACAAATACACGTAGATTTGCGTTCCGCAAGCATGGAAGCGTACGGCATATCGACGGACATGGTTGTAACGGCTCTGAAACGGGAAAATAAAAATATTCCCGCCGGCTCTATTATTTCCGGGAATCGCGATATTACGGTTCGCACGCTTGCCGAATACAGAGGCGCCGACGACGTAAACAACACGGTTGTGACCGTAAGCGACGGAGTGCCGATACGCATAGCGGACATCGCGGAAGTTAAAGATGGCTATGAGGACGTAAAGTCGTTTGTGCGAATAAACGGCGTTATGGGAATTCGGCTTTCTGTAAGCAAACAGTCCGGCAGCAATACTGTGGCTGTGGCTAACGGCGTGAAAAAAGAAATTCAGCGTATAAACAGAGATATTGAAGACATAGAAATAATAGCGCTCGTAGATAACGCAAAATATGTGGAAAATTCAATTAAGTCGGTTACCCAATCGCTTATTATGGGCGGCAGTATAGCAATATTCGTGTTGCTTCTATTTTTGCGTAATATAACGACTACTATGATAATAAGCGTTGCAATTCCTATTTCGGTAATCGCTACGTTTGCGCTGATTTATTTCTGCGGCTTTACTCTTAATATGATGACTTTCGGCGGCTTGGCTTTGGGTATAGGAATGTTACTTGACAACGCGATAGTCGTGCTTGACAACATTTTTCACAAAAGAGAAAAAGGGATGGGCGCTTACGAGGGAGCGATAAAAGGGGTAAGCGAGGTGTCTTCCGCCGTTATTGCGAGCACTCTTACTACGCTTGTAGTATTTATTCCGGTTATTTTTATGCGTGGAATGTCCGGTATAATGTTTCAGTCGCTTGCGTACGTGGTCGCATTTTCAATCTCATGTTCTCTGTTGGTCGCATTAACGTTTGTGCCTATGCTGACGACGAAATTTTTACGTTCCGAAAGTATAAAACATACGAACGATTCCAATATGGCTAAAATATTTCAGGTTTCGGAGAGGTTTTATGTAAAAATAGAGCATAGATATAAAGGCGTAATTCATTGGGCGCTGCATAACCGTCTCACCGTGATAGTATTTGTCTTTGCGCTCTTTGCGCTTTCATTTTTCGCTCTGCCGTTAGTCGGCGTAGATCTTATGCCCGCTACGGACGAAAGCGACGTGAGAGTAAACGTAGAAATGGAAATAGGAACAAAGCTTGAGATATTAGACGAAACGGTAAGAAAAATTGAAAGTATAATACGTAAAGAAGTGCCGGAAGCAATATTCACTTTGTCCAATATAGCATCCGGAATGGGAAGTCAGGCGGTCAGCGGCAACACAGCTCAAATTCGCATATCATTGGTTCCTAAAAACAAACGTTCTCGTTCGTCCATTCAAGTCGCGGAACAGCTTCGTCCAAAACTTTCAGGCTTGCCCGGAACGACCGTACGAGTTCGGGAAGGTCAAGGGATGTTTTTGCTTAGAATGGGAACAAATACGGATCAGGCGATAGGGATAGAAATTCGCGGGTATGATTTAGAAACTGGTCAAACGCTTGCCAAACAGATAAACGACGCCGTATCGGAGATTTCGGGTATTACCGAAACGCAGATAAGCCGTGAAGCCGGAATGCCGGAATATCGAGTGAAAATCGACAGAGGCAAAGCCGCCGAATTGGGCTTGTCCGCCACTCAAATCGGTTCTACGGTACAGACGGCGATGGGCGGAACATCCGCAACAAAAGTACGCGTCGACGGGAAAGAGTATTCGGTTATGGTGCGACTTGCGGAAGACGATCGAAAGAGTATTGACAACGTTAGTAATCTATCCGTAATGAACAGTAGCAATCGTCCGATACTTCTACAAAGCGCGGCGCAAATTGAAACCGGCATTGGACCGGTCAAAGTGGAACGCCGCGACCGAGAACGTATAGTGACCGTAAGCGTCAATTATGCTGGACGAGATATGAAAAGCGTTGTGGAAGATATTCGTTCGGCGATAAAAGATATTTCAATCCCGCAAGAATTTGTAGTGCTTATTCGCGGTGATTGGGAAGAACAGCAAAAAGCGCAAAGAGAGCTGTTTTTCGGTATCGCTATGGCTATAACGCTTATTTTCTTGGTTATGGCAGGACAGTTTGAGTCGTTAAAAGATCCTTTAATAGTTATATTCTCAATTCCTATGGCGTTGACCGGAGTAGTCGCTATAATGCTTATTACAAGAACTCCTTTTACGATACAAGCGTTTATAGGGTGCATCATCCTTGTCGGCGTGGTTGTCAATAACGCCATAATATTAGTGGATATGATCAACCGTTTGTATAGAGACGAAGAAATGGAACTTTTCACCGCTATTGAAATCACAGGAGAAAGGCGGCTTCGCCCTATTCTTATGACTACGCTGTCGACAATTTTGGGACTTCTTCCAATGGCTATCGGAATAGGAGAAGGCAGTGAATCGCAGGTGCCTATGGCAAGAGTAATTATCGGAGGTCTTACCGTATCAACGGTTATCACTTTGGTATTTATACCTGTGATTTATTCGTTGGTAGAACATAAAATTAAAAAAAGAGGAAAGGCGGTGCAGACGGCTTGATTAAACTTAACGTTAATAAAATTGCGATGATTGCGATTCTTTTTTCAACTTGGACGGGATGTATTATTTATGGAAACGATACTACCGCTCTTTCTTTAAGTCACACATTATTGCGGGCTATGCAGAATAATCCTTTAGTCAAAATAGAAAGGATAAATACTGACGCCGCCGTTTCTATATTAAGGGAGAATCGTTACACATACGAACCGCAAATTGAATTTTCTTACAGTACGAGCAAACAGGACAGTATAGATTTTTCGGAATCGAATCAAATGTCATTGTCTATTTACGAGACGCTTCCTACGGGAACAAACATTAAACTTTGGGGAGAAGCGGTTCCGCTTTCGTCTGCGTTAAAATCGGCAACCGGCGCTAGTTATCAAAATAACGTCGGTTTTACAATAACCCAGTCGTTGCTTAGAGGAGTTAATCCCGCCGTAAATTTGGCTCCGTTGCGGAAAGTGCGTATAGACGTTGAATTGCGGGAAGAAGAATTGACCGGATACGCACAAAAATTTTTGATGGATGCGGAGCGGGCGTACTGGGATTTGTCGTTAAGCGGCGAAGAAGTAAAAATTTATCGATATTCTTTAGAACTAGTGCAAAGATTTCTTTACGAAGCTGAAGAGCGGCTGAAAACCGGAAGCATAGCGGCGATAGATCTTGCGGCTATAAGGGCGGAAGCCGCTTCAAGAGAAAGACAATTATTTGACGCCGCTACCGCGTATAAACAAAAAATTCTTTATCTTGCTTACATTATGAACGCTCCAGAATATTGGAGCGTAAACGCAGTTATTACCGATACCATTATGTCTTTGGGCAAAGCGGATGCGCTTGAAGAGCATATAGAAGCGGCGCGGAGGTTCAGACCGGACTTCCGTCAAGCGGCGCTGCAAGCGAAAAAGGGGGAATTAGATTTAGCATATACAAAAAACGGGTTGCTTCCGAAACTTGATTTTTTCATTTCTCTGCGTGAAACTTCTTACGCAGAATCTTTTTCTGAAGCGCTGACGCCAAAAGACCCTGAAGGAATTATAACCGGCGGTTTTACGCTTCAATTTCCACTTACGAGCGGCGCTTCCCGTGAAAAATACCGTAGGGCTGCGTACTCAATAGAACAGCAAAAACTGTCTATTGAAAATTTTTCACATTTGCTTGAATACGAGGTTCGTTCTGCGCACATAGAAGTATTAAGAGCGGCGACACAGATTGAAACGGCAAAAACGGTTAGTGCGCTTCAACAACAAAAATTAGACGCCGAACAGGAAAAATTGAACGTAGGGAAATCAACCGGATATGCGGTATTGCAAGTGCAGCGGGATTTTGTATCGGCAAACCTTGACGAAGCAAGGGCGCGCACCTCTTATATTTACGCGTTGCTCTCCCTTTATTTTCGCGACGGCACGCTTTTACTAAGGCGCGGAATTAAGCCGATGGATACGATTTTCGAATAATCTAAATTATATCTAAAATATTTTACGAATTTTTTATCGCCATTTTAATTTTGTTTTTCGTTTACAATTTCAAAATCCGTTTGTGAAACCTCATAATCTTGTTTTGGCAAAACATCTAAAAAGCATTGCCAAAGCGGCGGAAAGGTTTTTTCAGCGTTTTTTTTGAAGAATAAAAGTAATTTTTGAATATGATATTTTTTGCAGAAAAGTTTTTTTGCTCCCGGAGAACAAGAATACAAATACGATGAACGAAAGTCGCACTGTAAATCAACAAGTAAATCAAAAAATTCTTTTGAAAGCGCATCGTGAAGCGTGGTAAGCGGGAATTTTTCGTCTTTATCTAAAATGTGAATTTTTGATATTTCCTTTACTTTTGTTAAAATGTCGGCGTATTCTTTTTTTACCGCAAAATGAATTTCAGCTTGCGGATATTGCCGTTTCAAGACGCGGATTGCCGGAAGCGTTTGCATAACTTCATCGCTTTTGTCGAATCTTATCGTCAAAATTTTAGTAAATTCCAATTCTGAAAGTTGTATTCTTTTGGGCATGATTCATCCGAGAATTTTTTTGTCAAACAATTCGTCTATTTCTTTTTTTGCAAACTTGTCAAGCGGCAAAAGCGGCGGCAAAACTTCCGGCGAATATTCGTTCAAAATTCTTGAAAGCGCATATTTTATCCTTGCAATTTGATCGTCTTTTCTAAAATGCGACGCTATTTCACAAATTTGTTCCTGCGTTTTTTTAGCGTCATCAAAATCACTGTTTTGCAATTGATTCCACATTTTTACCGCCAATTTCGGACAATAATTCGCCATCACCGATATTACGCCCTTTGCGCCTTTTCGATAAAAATCATAAATAAGCGAATCGCCGCCGCAAACATAACACGGTGTGTGTGTAATAAGAGTTTCGTCTTTGTCGGAGTCCTTGAGTGCGGCGGCTTGCGGTACGGATTTTATAATTTCCGGCGTGATTTTATTCTGTGTATGTTTTGTGAAATTGTATAACATACACGGAATTTCTGAAAAATTAACCGCGTCGTTAAAAAAATTTATAATTCCTTCAATCGGCGCGTTTGCAAAATAAAACGGCGGTATCAAAGCTATAGCGTCCGCACCGGAATTTTGAGCGAATTCTATATTTTTTTTTACATCCGAAAGCGATGTGTCGGAAACGTTAAAAATTATTTTACCGTTAAAATTTTTTTTTGTTAGTTCGAATAATTTATATCTTAACGAGTTTCCTATTGAAAAAAATTCTCCGGTAGTTCCGCCCGAAAGAATTTTATTGACTCCGTTTTTTTGCAAAAACTCAAGGTGGTCGGCGAGCGCAGCTTCTTCTATTTGAAAGTTTTTTATCGGGGTTACAAGCGCAGCGATTAAGTTTTCAAAAATCGACTTTTCATTCATGACCGTTCCTTTTTTATATAAAATACTAAATTTTGAAATAAAAAGGCGGTTTTTGCGACTGCTGCGGAATTACTTGACGATATAACGATCTTTTAAAACAATTACAAATGCGATAGAGATATTTTCGGTAATTGTCCGGGTTGAATATAAAATTATTTTCGCTCTTTAATGTCGCGGCTTATCGTATTTTTAACATAAGTAAGCGGACTTATTATACAAGTGAGGTAAAATGTTAATAACATGTGGAAGAATAACTATTCTTTTGGAGGAATCGGTGTCTCACGCGTTTGCCGGCGCAAGAGTTCTTGACGTTCATTATTATAGGGAACAGTATGTAGAATTTCAAACAACCAAAGGGCGTATCAGCATCCCTTATTCACGGGTAGTTTATATTAAGGAAGAATTGGCAAAGTAATTTATGTTTGAATTTTTTAAAGGGAAGTTGTTTTTTTCCGATACGAATACGGCGGTAGTGGACGTTAATGGAGTCGGATATAAACTCGGAATTTCGTTTAATACTTCACTTGCGCTTCCTAAAATTAATGAAGATATTTTTCTTTTCGCATACTATCATATCACCGAAAATTCGCAGGGGCTTTACGGGTTTATTTCCAAAGAAGAACGAGAAATTTTTTTGAAACTTATTGATATAAGCGGAGTCGGACCGAAAGTAGCGCTTGGAGTTTTATCGGGAATGACCGTAGAGCAAATTGTAAATGCGGTAGAAAACGAAGATGCGTCGATGTTCAAATCGGTAAGCGGCGTAGGAAAAAAAACGGCGGAACGCTTAATCCTGGAACTTCGCGGAAAATTGTCGGGGATTTCTATTCAAACGGCGATTAAACCGAAATCGCATAAATCGTCGCCGCTTGCCAAATCGTCTCGCGACGACGCTTTTGCAGGGCTTATCGCTTTAGGCTATACGGAAAATCAGGTACGTAATATCTTGGCTAAATTGGATGAGATTATGGATGAAGACATCCCCGCTCACGAGTGGATAACTGCGGCTTTGAGGGAAATATGAAAACAACACACAAAATAATAAACGGCGATTGTAGAAATATGCGGGAGTTGGAAGATAAAAGCGTTAATCTTATAATTACTTCTCCGCCATATTGGCAATTAAAAGATTACGGAATACAAAATCAAATCGGCTTTCACGACAGTTATGAAAATTATATAAACAATTTGAATTTTGTTTGGAAGGAATGTTTTCGTGTGCTTTGCGACTTTGACAAGGAAATTAAAAATTTACCTTATGTATTTGTTGACAGTCATAAGTTGGATAAAAAAATTGATGTAAAAAAATTACAATACGGCTCAAAAATTGATAAAGAAAGTAAAACGGTTCAGAAATATTTTTCTGTAAAAGAGATAATTTCTCCTGAAATTTTAAAATTGAATAACGATTTGACAGTTCGTTTGATTGGAATTAAGCAAAACCCCAAAGTTAACGGTTCTGCGACGAAATTCTTAAAAGAGAAATTAAAAGGCAAACGTGTTTTTCTAAAATATGACAATGCAAAATATGACAAAGATAATAATTTAATGGTTTATTTATATTTGGAAAATAAACCATTTATCAACGCCCATTTGTTGAAAAACGGTTTGGCATTAATCGATGAGAGTATAGAATTTGAACAAAAAAATAAGTTTAGAGCTTTAATATAAAAATGAATAAGCGCTCACAAGATTTCGGTAAAAAAGAAAAGGTGTTGAATTACGCTTGTCAAACATATCAACTTTCACGACCGAATAAAGTCGGAGCGGTTATGGCTTTAATTCGTGAATGCCAGCCGGACACAATATCGCGACGGCAAAAATGGTATTTTGAAAACGCATATACCGAAGCCAAAAATTACCAAATTAAACGGGAAATTGAAAGATTGAGTAAATAAAGTGGAATACACACGCATAATAACTCCGGTCGCACAGAATGACGACAGCGAATTGGACAGGACGTTGCGTCCGCAAACGTTTGCCGATTTTATAGGACAAGAACAGTTGAAGCAAAACCTGTCGATTTTCGTAGCGGCGGCAAAAAAACGCGGCGAACCTATCGACCACATACTTTTTTCGGGACCTCCGGGACTTGGCAAAACTACTTTAGCGAGAATTCTGGCTAACGAAATGGGCGTAGATATTACGACGACATCCGGTCCGGTGCTTGAAAAAAAAGGTGATTTGGCTGGAAATTTAACCGGACTTAACGATAAAGAAATATTTTTTATTGATGAAATTCATCGCCTTAATCGGGTTGTAGAGGAAGCTTTGTATCCCGCAATTGAAGATTTTGTGTTTGATATTATGACGGGAGAAGGTCCTGCGGCAAAATCGATACGCCTTCCGCTAAAACGATTTACGCTTGTCGGCGCAACGACAAGAGCCGGACTGATTACGTCGCCGATGCTTGCGCGCTTCGGATATGTCGGGCAAATGAAATATTACACCCCCGACGAAATGCAAAAAGTCGTTATGCGTTCGGCAAAACTGCTCAACATTCCTTGTGAGCCTCAAGCCGCTTTAGAATTGGGAAAACGCTCGCGCGGGACGCCCAGAGTAGCCAACCGCCTTTTGCGGAGGGTGAGAGATGTCGCCGATGTCCGCGGAAACGGAACTATTACGACGGATACGGTTTCACAAACCTGCAAAATGCTTGGAATAGACGATATAGGACTTGACGAAATGGACAGGGCGATTTTGACGACAATCGCACATCATTATGGCGGCGGACCTGTCGGAATAAAAAATATCGCGGTCGTAATCGGCGAGGAAACCGACACGATAGAAGACGTTT comes from the Chitinispirillales bacterium genome and includes:
- a CDS encoding efflux RND transporter permease subunit, yielding MSEHSLISLPIRRPILITVIYLIVIVIGAFSLLRLPIDLMPEITMPTVSVITDYENAGSQEVEELITRPIESALAGIQGIEEITSTSSEGRSVVRVTFPWNSNLDYAVNDMRDRIDRILGMLPEEIDRPLIRKFDVSAMPIMILGVTVQDKDISEIQQILEDQVQYRLERVAGVASVDIRGGQKRQIHVDLRSASMEAYGISTDMVVTALKRENKNIPAGSIISGNRDITVRTLAEYRGADDVNNTVVTVSDGVPIRIADIAEVKDGYEDVKSFVRINGVMGIRLSVSKQSGSNTVAVANGVKKEIQRINRDIEDIEIIALVDNAKYVENSIKSVTQSLIMGGSIAIFVLLLFLRNITTTMIISVAIPISVIATFALIYFCGFTLNMMTFGGLALGIGMLLDNAIVVLDNIFHKREKGMGAYEGAIKGVSEVSSAVIASTLTTLVVFIPVIFMRGMSGIMFQSLAYVVAFSISCSLLVALTFVPMLTTKFLRSESIKHTNDSNMAKIFQVSERFYVKIEHRYKGVIHWALHNRLTVIVFVFALFALSFFALPLVGVDLMPATDESDVRVNVEMEIGTKLEILDETVRKIESIIRKEVPEAIFTLSNIASGMGSQAVSGNTAQIRISLVPKNKRSRSSIQVAEQLRPKLSGLPGTTVRVREGQGMFLLRMGTNTDQAIGIEIRGYDLETGQTLAKQINDAVSEISGITETQISREAGMPEYRVKIDRGKAAELGLSATQIGSTVQTAMGGTSATKVRVDGKEYSVMVRLAEDDRKSIDNVSNLSVMNSSNRPILLQSAAQIETGIGPVKVERRDRERIVTVSVNYAGRDMKSVVEDIRSAIKDISIPQEFVVLIRGDWEEQQKAQRELFFGIAMAITLIFLVMAGQFESLKDPLIVIFSIPMALTGVVAIMLITRTPFTIQAFIGCIILVGVVVNNAIILVDMINRLYRDEEMELFTAIEITGERRLRPILMTTLSTILGLLPMAIGIGEGSESQVPMARVIIGGLTVSTVITLVFIPVIYSLVEHKIKKRGKAVQTA
- a CDS encoding TolC family protein, whose amino-acid sequence is MIKLNVNKIAMIAILFSTWTGCIIYGNDTTALSLSHTLLRAMQNNPLVKIERINTDAAVSILRENRYTYEPQIEFSYSTSKQDSIDFSESNQMSLSIYETLPTGTNIKLWGEAVPLSSALKSATGASYQNNVGFTITQSLLRGVNPAVNLAPLRKVRIDVELREEELTGYAQKFLMDAERAYWDLSLSGEEVKIYRYSLELVQRFLYEAEERLKTGSIAAIDLAAIRAEAASRERQLFDAATAYKQKILYLAYIMNAPEYWSVNAVITDTIMSLGKADALEEHIEAARRFRPDFRQAALQAKKGELDLAYTKNGLLPKLDFFISLRETSYAESFSEALTPKDPEGIITGGFTLQFPLTSGASREKYRRAAYSIEQQKLSIENFSHLLEYEVRSAHIEVLRAATQIETAKTVSALQQQKLDAEQEKLNVGKSTGYAVLQVQRDFVSANLDEARARTSYIYALLSLYFRDGTLLLRRGIKPMDTIFE
- a CDS encoding dihydrodipicolinate synthase family protein; the encoded protein is MNEKSIFENLIAALVTPIKNFQIEEAALADHLEFLQKNGVNKILSGGTTGEFFSIGNSLRYKLFELTKKNFNGKIIFNVSDTSLSDVKKNIEFAQNSGADAIALIPPFYFANAPIEGIINFFNDAVNFSEIPCMLYNFTKHTQNKITPEIIKSVPQAAALKDSDKDETLITHTPCYVCGGDSLIYDFYRKGAKGVISVMANYCPKLAVKMWNQLQNSDFDDAKKTQEQICEIASHFRKDDQIARIKYALSRILNEYSPEVLPPLLPLDKFAKKEIDELFDKKILG
- the ruvA gene encoding Holliday junction branch migration protein RuvA, translated to MFEFFKGKLFFSDTNTAVVDVNGVGYKLGISFNTSLALPKINEDIFLFAYYHITENSQGLYGFISKEEREIFLKLIDISGVGPKVALGVLSGMTVEQIVNAVENEDASMFKSVSGVGKKTAERLILELRGKLSGISIQTAIKPKSHKSSPLAKSSRDDAFAGLIALGYTENQVRNILAKLDEIMDEDIPAHEWITAALREI
- a CDS encoding thermonuclease family protein, with translation MKTTHKIINGDCRNMRELEDKSVNLIITSPPYWQLKDYGIQNQIGFHDSYENYINNLNFVWKECFRVLCDFDKEIKNLPYVFVDSHKLDKKIDVKKLQYGSKIDKESKTVQKYFSVKEIISPEILKLNNDLTVRLIGIKQNPKVNGSATKFLKEKLKGKRVFLKYDNAKYDKDNNLMVYLYLENKPFINAHLLKNGLALIDESIEFEQKNKFRALI
- a CDS encoding MjaI family restriction endonuclease, whose amino-acid sequence is MNKRSQDFGKKEKVLNYACQTYQLSRPNKVGAVMALIRECQPDTISRRQKWYFENAYTEAKNYQIKREIERLSK
- the ruvB gene encoding Holliday junction branch migration DNA helicase RuvB, producing the protein MEYTRIITPVAQNDDSELDRTLRPQTFADFIGQEQLKQNLSIFVAAAKKRGEPIDHILFSGPPGLGKTTLARILANEMGVDITTTSGPVLEKKGDLAGNLTGLNDKEIFFIDEIHRLNRVVEEALYPAIEDFVFDIMTGEGPAAKSIRLPLKRFTLVGATTRAGLITSPMLARFGYVGQMKYYTPDEMQKVVMRSAKLLNIPCEPQAALELGKRSRGTPRVANRLLRRVRDVADVRGNGTITTDTVSQTCKMLGIDDIGLDEMDRAILTTIAHHYGGGPVGIKNIAVVIGEETDTIEDVYEPYLIQCGFLKRTPQGREITEKSYKTLGLTPKVKTIGNNAVQTSIFDEY